The Sphingomonas sanxanigenens DSM 19645 = NX02 genome includes a region encoding these proteins:
- a CDS encoding SDR family NAD(P)-dependent oxidoreductase has product MADKFAIITGASTGIGFELAHVVAEDGYDLLVVADEPLIEAAAQDFKDHGVDVRSVQADLATFEGVDRLLTATEGRQVDVLCANAGVGTGGPFLEQEVAHWRHSIDTNITGTIYLLQKVLTDMVARNAGKILVTGSIAGYIPGSFNAVYNATKAFVDNFTEALRNEIKDVDGVTLTTLMPGATETEFFERAGMLDTDVGQRDKADPAKVARDGWKAMLSGKGHIVSGLSNKLQVAASGVVPQSTLAQMHRGMAEPGSGKD; this is encoded by the coding sequence ATGGCCGATAAATTCGCGATCATCACGGGAGCCTCGACCGGCATCGGCTTCGAACTTGCGCATGTTGTCGCGGAGGACGGCTATGATCTGCTCGTCGTCGCCGATGAGCCGCTGATCGAAGCCGCGGCGCAGGATTTCAAGGATCACGGCGTCGATGTCCGATCGGTCCAGGCCGATCTTGCGACATTCGAAGGCGTCGACCGGCTCCTCACCGCGACCGAGGGCCGCCAGGTCGACGTGCTTTGCGCCAATGCCGGCGTCGGCACCGGCGGCCCCTTTTTGGAGCAGGAGGTGGCGCATTGGCGCCATTCCATCGATACCAACATCACCGGCACCATCTATCTGCTGCAGAAAGTGCTGACGGACATGGTCGCCCGCAACGCCGGCAAGATCCTCGTGACCGGATCGATCGCCGGCTACATCCCGGGCAGCTTCAACGCGGTCTACAACGCAACCAAGGCGTTCGTCGACAATTTCACCGAGGCGCTGCGCAACGAGATCAAGGATGTCGACGGGGTCACCCTCACCACGCTGATGCCGGGGGCGACGGAGACCGAGTTTTTCGAGCGCGCGGGCATGCTAGATACCGATGTCGGCCAGCGGGACAAGGCCGATCCCGCCAAGGTGGCGCGCGACGGCTGGAAGGCGATGCTCTCCGGCAAAGGGCATATCGTTTCGGGCCTTTCCAACAAGCTTCAGGTCGCCGCATCGGGCGTCGTGCCGCAATCGACGCTCGCGCAAATGCATCGCGGCATGGCCGAACCCGGCAGCGGGAAGGATTGA
- a CDS encoding cytochrome c oxidase assembly protein, whose product MQVTSYCGPAPLPAEAMNAWNTDPVLLAGLAMAIVLIGRTARPRPALAGVAVLAIVFVSPLCAISVALFSARALHHILIVAVAAPLIALAFPARRSGALGCAFVSATALLWLWHLPALYDRALMDTLVYWVMQLSLLVSAIWFWRCLFAAPSVSSSLMTITAMAQMGMLGALLTFAPTALYATHAGTTLAWGMSPLTDQQLAGLIMWVPGVIPYALVLAIIAKRGWASIAATS is encoded by the coding sequence ATGCAAGTGACCAGCTATTGCGGCCCTGCGCCCCTTCCCGCCGAAGCGATGAATGCCTGGAACACGGACCCGGTGCTGCTCGCCGGCCTGGCGATGGCAATCGTACTGATCGGACGCACAGCCCGGCCTAGGCCCGCACTGGCCGGCGTGGCCGTTTTGGCGATAGTGTTCGTGTCGCCATTGTGCGCCATAAGCGTGGCGCTATTCTCAGCCCGGGCACTGCATCATATCCTGATCGTCGCGGTGGCCGCTCCTCTTATCGCGCTGGCCTTTCCTGCCCGCCGATCCGGCGCGCTGGGTTGCGCATTCGTTTCGGCTACCGCCTTGTTGTGGCTGTGGCACCTCCCGGCTCTGTACGATCGGGCGTTGATGGACACATTGGTCTACTGGGTCATGCAGTTGAGCCTGCTTGTCTCCGCCATCTGGTTCTGGCGCTGTCTGTTCGCGGCTCCGTCCGTTTCCTCCAGTCTCATGACGATCACTGCGATGGCCCAGATGGGAATGCTGGGCGCACTGCTCACTTTCGCGCCGACCGCGCTTTACGCTACCCATGCCGGAACGACGCTGGCGTGGGGCATGTCACCGCTGACCGACCAGCAACTGGCCGGTCTCATCATGTGGGTGCCCGGCGTCATCCCCTATGCGCTCGTTCTGGCGATCATAGCCAAGCGCGGCTGGGCCTCCATCGCAGCGACGTCATGA
- a CDS encoding DUF2231 domain-containing protein: MRIERGHWRSAAAHDQGWPYPAKPVHDAPMVLNNDDAADPLETDGPLVDPIADQPHFHRTESKIAVAGHPIHAMLVAFPVALAISTLGADGFYWWTGDLFWARAALWAGGMAFLLGVLAGISGTVELLLVSGIRARAASWTHFVIAVMLLSVLGANWGYRLTTGFEEAVLPWGLLLSAFAAAFTAITGWHGGKLVFDYQLGTSSTGKG, from the coding sequence GTGCGCATCGAGCGTGGACATTGGCGAAGCGCAGCCGCCCACGATCAGGGCTGGCCCTATCCGGCAAAGCCGGTGCATGATGCGCCAATGGTCTTGAACAACGATGATGCCGCCGATCCCCTTGAAACGGATGGCCCACTTGTCGATCCGATCGCGGATCAGCCGCATTTCCATCGCACCGAATCGAAGATCGCGGTGGCCGGACACCCGATCCACGCCATGCTCGTGGCCTTTCCCGTGGCGCTGGCGATTAGCACCCTCGGGGCCGACGGCTTCTACTGGTGGACCGGCGACCTGTTCTGGGCGCGGGCGGCGCTGTGGGCTGGCGGCATGGCCTTTCTGCTCGGCGTACTTGCCGGGATATCCGGTACCGTAGAGTTGCTGCTCGTCTCCGGTATCCGCGCGCGGGCTGCAAGCTGGACCCATTTCGTCATCGCCGTCATGCTGCTCTCCGTGCTTGGGGCGAATTGGGGCTATCGCCTGACGACTGGCTTTGAGGAAGCGGTGCTGCCCTGGGGGCTGCTGCTGTCGGCCTTTGCGGCAGCCTTCACCGCGATCACCGGTTGGCATGGCGGCAAGCTGGTGTTCGACTATCAATTAGGCACCTCGTCCACCGGCAAGGGCTGA
- a CDS encoding FdhF/YdeP family oxidoreductase codes for MTDDTKPTEYEGTSGGWGSLRGIVQTMAREMSSPGALATLRTQNKTGGFMCTSCAWGKPKHPHAFEFCENGAKATLWELTTRCCTPDFFAEHSVTELRKWSDHDLEQQGRLTHPLRFDQASDRYVPCSWEEAFSAIGAGLKAIEPKSAVFYASGRASLETSYLYALFSRLYGHNNLPDSSNMCHETTSVTLNKLIGSPVGTCVLDDFEQCDAIFFFGQNTGTNSPRFLHPLQKAVERGCKVVTFNPIREKGLLEFTNPQRPGQMLTGRNTQISCQYLQVRAGGDIAAIMGLCKYVLAADEQRGGTVIDHDFIAAHCTGYDAFRAKAEATSWERIEQESGLSRADIEEAGRVYVEADRVIGVYGMGLTQHVHGFENIAMLLNLLLMRGHIGRPGAGICPVRGHSNVQGQRTVGISEKPELVPLDKLAEQFDFDPPRDEGMTTVRVCEGVLDGSVRAFIGLGGNFLRAIPDQGRIEPAWEQLDLTVQIATKLNRSHLFNGRTAYLLPCLGRSEEDMQAGGPQTVTVEDSFSHIHGSLGHRQPASEHLKSELAIVAGIAKTTLSANPKLRWDEWTDDYGLVRDLIAETYHEQFHDMNARMFEPGGFYRGNDARERIWKTESGKAEFTAPEMLAATDVADADGRYRLVTVRSNDQFNTTIYGYSDRMRGIEGKRDVILISPVDIERAGLAAGQRVSLVGDACDQHLRRIDDLEIVPFDLPAGTIVGYYPELNPLIALAHHDRNSKTPASKAVPVRIEKVG; via the coding sequence ATGACGGATGATACTAAGCCCACCGAATACGAGGGAACTTCCGGTGGTTGGGGATCCCTCCGCGGCATCGTCCAAACGATGGCCCGTGAAATGTCCTCGCCGGGCGCTTTAGCGACGCTTCGAACACAGAACAAGACCGGTGGTTTCATGTGCACCAGCTGCGCCTGGGGCAAACCGAAGCATCCCCATGCCTTCGAATTCTGCGAGAACGGCGCCAAGGCGACCTTGTGGGAACTGACGACGCGATGCTGCACGCCGGACTTCTTCGCCGAACACAGCGTCACCGAGCTGCGAAAATGGAGCGACCATGATCTCGAGCAGCAGGGGCGTTTGACCCATCCTCTGCGTTTCGACCAGGCGAGCGACCGTTATGTGCCGTGCAGTTGGGAGGAGGCATTCTCGGCGATAGGCGCGGGACTGAAGGCTATAGAGCCCAAATCCGCTGTTTTCTATGCGTCGGGGCGGGCGAGCCTTGAAACCTCCTATCTCTATGCGCTGTTCTCCCGCCTCTATGGGCACAACAATCTGCCCGACAGTTCCAACATGTGCCACGAAACGACGTCGGTCACGCTCAACAAACTGATCGGGTCGCCGGTCGGCACCTGCGTGCTCGACGATTTCGAGCAATGCGATGCCATCTTCTTCTTCGGCCAGAATACGGGAACGAACAGTCCACGTTTCCTCCATCCGCTGCAGAAAGCGGTGGAGCGTGGATGCAAGGTTGTGACGTTCAACCCCATCCGCGAGAAGGGATTGCTTGAATTCACCAACCCCCAACGGCCCGGCCAGATGCTGACCGGGCGTAACACACAGATCAGTTGTCAATATTTGCAGGTCAGGGCGGGCGGCGACATCGCCGCGATCATGGGGCTATGCAAATATGTTCTGGCTGCGGATGAACAGCGCGGCGGAACGGTGATCGATCATGATTTCATCGCAGCGCATTGCACCGGCTATGATGCCTTCCGCGCAAAGGCGGAAGCGACGTCTTGGGAGCGGATCGAACAGGAATCGGGGCTCAGTCGCGCCGATATCGAGGAAGCCGGACGGGTCTATGTCGAGGCGGACCGCGTGATCGGCGTCTATGGCATGGGCCTGACCCAGCATGTCCACGGGTTCGAAAATATCGCGATGTTGCTCAACTTGCTGCTGATGCGTGGGCATATCGGACGGCCGGGGGCCGGTATTTGCCCGGTGCGCGGCCACTCCAACGTTCAGGGTCAACGTACAGTTGGCATCTCCGAGAAACCCGAGCTCGTTCCACTAGACAAGCTCGCCGAGCAGTTCGATTTCGATCCGCCGCGCGACGAGGGCATGACGACGGTCAGGGTCTGTGAAGGCGTACTCGACGGATCGGTCCGCGCTTTCATCGGTCTGGGCGGCAATTTCCTGCGTGCCATTCCCGACCAGGGCCGGATCGAACCAGCATGGGAGCAGCTTGATCTGACAGTGCAGATCGCGACGAAACTCAACCGCTCACATCTGTTCAACGGGCGCACCGCCTATCTCCTGCCTTGCTTGGGCCGAAGCGAGGAAGACATGCAGGCTGGTGGTCCTCAGACAGTGACAGTCGAAGACAGCTTCAGCCACATTCACGGCTCGCTTGGCCATCGCCAGCCGGCCAGCGAGCATCTGAAATCGGAACTGGCGATCGTGGCTGGCATCGCAAAGACAACCCTGTCTGCAAATCCCAAGCTACGCTGGGACGAGTGGACGGACGACTATGGCCTCGTGCGCGATCTGATCGCCGAGACCTATCACGAGCAGTTTCACGACATGAACGCGCGGATGTTCGAGCCGGGCGGATTCTATCGGGGCAACGATGCACGCGAACGGATCTGGAAAACGGAAAGCGGCAAGGCGGAGTTCACCGCTCCTGAGATGCTGGCAGCCACCGATGTCGCCGACGCCGATGGCCGCTATCGCCTCGTCACCGTGCGCTCGAACGACCAGTTCAACACCACCATCTATGGGTATAGCGACCGCATGCGAGGAATCGAAGGCAAGCGGGATGTCATCCTGATCAGCCCTGTCGACATCGAGCGGGCGGGACTGGCGGCCGGGCAGCGCGTGTCGCTGGTGGGCGACGCCTGCGACCAGCATCTTCGCCGCATCGACGATCTGGAGATCGTGCCATTCGATCTGCCGGCTGGCACAATCGTGGGCTACTACCCGGAACTTAATCCGCTGATCGCCCTTGCCCACCACGACAGGAACTCCAAAACTCCGGCCAGCAAGGCCGTGCCTGTCCGCATCGAGAAGGTGGGCTGA
- a CDS encoding IS256 family transposase has translation MTGKEVKPSVAAVQELLTQSGEGLREIVRSVMQAMLEAEMDDALGASKSERTETRLGYRSGYYSRTLVTRVGKLELRVPQDRNGRFSTELFERYQRSEQALVATLAEMYVQGVSTRKVKAITEELCGHSVSASAISAINKRLDASLAAFAGRQLAEPFPYLILDARYEKVREGGIVSSQAVLIAIGIDWDGRRQILAVEMANRESRSSWKDLLLGMRKRGLHGVEFIVADDHAGLRAAVREVLPEAAFQRCYVHFLRNALDHLPRKADDDCLQELRWLYDRRSVEEARRDLAVWIAKWSGRYPKLVAWAEEAIEETLTFYRLPRRHHKHLKSTNMLERLNEEIRRRTYVVRIFPNSDSCRRLVRALAVETHENWLEAHRYLNMDDLRELKKSQLRQAA, from the coding sequence ATGACCGGGAAGGAAGTTAAACCGTCGGTAGCCGCCGTCCAAGAGCTTTTGACGCAGAGCGGAGAAGGTCTGCGAGAGATTGTTCGCAGCGTGATGCAGGCGATGCTGGAGGCGGAGATGGATGACGCCCTTGGCGCGAGCAAGAGCGAGCGGACAGAGACGCGCCTGGGCTATCGTTCGGGCTATTACAGCCGGACGCTGGTGACGCGCGTCGGCAAACTCGAGCTGCGGGTTCCGCAAGACCGCAACGGTCGCTTCTCGACAGAACTGTTCGAGCGTTACCAGCGTTCGGAACAGGCGCTGGTTGCGACGCTTGCCGAGATGTATGTGCAGGGCGTGTCGACGCGCAAGGTGAAGGCGATCACCGAGGAACTGTGTGGCCACAGCGTCTCGGCGTCAGCGATCTCGGCGATCAACAAGCGGCTCGACGCGAGCCTCGCGGCCTTCGCCGGTCGCCAGCTTGCCGAGCCCTTTCCCTATCTGATCCTCGACGCGCGCTACGAAAAGGTACGCGAGGGCGGGATCGTTTCCAGCCAGGCGGTGCTGATCGCGATCGGCATCGACTGGGACGGACGTCGCCAGATCCTCGCCGTCGAGATGGCCAATCGCGAGAGCCGCTCGTCGTGGAAGGACCTGCTGCTCGGCATGCGCAAGCGCGGACTGCATGGCGTCGAGTTCATCGTTGCAGACGATCATGCCGGCCTGCGTGCCGCGGTTCGCGAGGTGCTGCCGGAGGCCGCCTTCCAGCGCTGTTATGTCCACTTCCTGCGCAATGCCCTCGACCATCTGCCCCGCAAGGCCGACGACGATTGCCTGCAGGAACTGCGCTGGCTCTACGATCGCCGCTCGGTCGAAGAGGCCCGGCGCGACCTCGCCGTCTGGATCGCCAAATGGAGCGGAAGATATCCCAAGCTCGTCGCCTGGGCGGAGGAGGCGATCGAGGAGACGCTGACCTTCTACAGGCTGCCGCGACGGCATCATAAGCATCTCAAAAGCACCAACATGCTTGAGCGGCTCAACGAGGAAATTCGCCGTCGAACCTACGTCGTGCGCATCTTTCCAAACTCCGACTCATGCCGTCGGCTCGTCCGTGCTCTCGCCGTCGAGACACACGAAAACTGGCTCGAGGCCCATCGATATCTCAACATGGACGATCTCAGGGAGCTCAAGAAAAGCCAGCTACGCCAAGCAGCCTGA
- the ctaD gene encoding cytochrome c oxidase subunit I, with product MTALRRHLALTAIWRAPKGWRGTLVSVNHSDIGKRFILAAFAFFAIGGVLAMLIRAQLATPDSAFVGPAVYNQLFTMHGSIMMFLFAIPMFEGLALYLLPKMLGSRDMAFPRLSAYGWWCYLFGGTILIAALALGVAPDGGWFMYTPLSSKAYTPGINADVWLLGITFVEISAIAAAIEISVSILKIRAPGMRLDTMPLFAWYLLITALMMIVAFPPLILGSILLEVERAFGWPFFDPSRGGSPLLWQHLFWLFGHPEVYIIFLPAAGVVSTVLPVMARTGILGYGWIVAALLALAFLSFGLWVHHMFTTGIPHLALGFFSAASALVAVPTALQIFAWIGTLWNGRPELKLPMLYLVGFFLVFVLGGLTGVMLAMVPFDAQAHDSHFVVAHLHYVLVGGFIFPMLAGAYYWLPHFTGRSRVPRLGEAAFWLILIGFNLTFFMMHLTGLLGMPRRIYTYPAEMGWTALNLLSSVGSFIMAFGFALFALDVGLQIFLSRRSRRNPWRAGTLEWAMPIPAPTYNIASQPHVTDREPLVIDPGLALHLARGEGYLAEARHGWRETMAVDSVSGAIDHVVILPGNTRLPIVTAAVTGGFFLSVLFGYYWLTLVPFAGVVALGWCWAWKLGAREDVGVVSIGCGKTAPIHREAAGAPGWWGSIFLLVADGVLLASLLFGYAFLWVVAPGWPPPQIINDGHAIGIVTALAAMAGLLLARRAERKASTDELSSASGAALLAAIAQIPALVGMIAIGITSLPTPASHAYAAITWVLLAYGALHAALAGLCAAFGRARIAARYVSPARVLELSLARLFGDFAGMATLVVLACLFGPGVAQ from the coding sequence ATGACCGCGCTGCGTCGTCATCTGGCGCTTACCGCGATCTGGCGCGCGCCCAAGGGTTGGCGCGGGACGCTGGTATCGGTCAACCATTCGGACATCGGCAAGCGCTTCATCCTGGCTGCCTTTGCCTTCTTCGCGATCGGCGGCGTGCTCGCGATGCTGATCCGGGCGCAGCTGGCCACGCCGGACAGCGCCTTTGTCGGTCCTGCTGTCTACAATCAGCTTTTCACGATGCACGGCAGCATCATGATGTTCCTGTTTGCGATCCCCATGTTCGAGGGGCTGGCGCTCTATCTGCTACCCAAGATGCTCGGCAGCCGCGACATGGCATTTCCCCGGCTCTCCGCCTATGGCTGGTGGTGCTATCTGTTCGGCGGCACGATCCTGATCGCGGCGCTGGCGCTCGGTGTGGCACCTGACGGCGGCTGGTTCATGTACACGCCGCTGTCGTCGAAAGCCTATACACCCGGGATCAACGCCGATGTCTGGCTGCTCGGCATCACCTTCGTAGAGATTTCGGCCATAGCCGCGGCGATCGAGATCAGCGTCTCGATCCTCAAAATCCGCGCGCCGGGCATGCGGCTGGACACGATGCCGCTGTTCGCCTGGTATCTGCTCATCACCGCGCTGATGATGATCGTCGCCTTTCCGCCGCTGATCCTGGGATCGATCCTGCTGGAGGTGGAGCGGGCGTTCGGCTGGCCGTTCTTCGATCCATCCCGGGGGGGAAGCCCGCTCTTGTGGCAGCATCTCTTCTGGCTGTTCGGACATCCAGAGGTGTACATCATCTTTCTGCCGGCCGCCGGGGTGGTTTCCACCGTGCTCCCCGTCATGGCCCGCACCGGCATCCTTGGCTATGGCTGGATCGTCGCCGCGCTGCTGGCGCTCGCGTTTCTCAGCTTCGGGCTGTGGGTGCATCACATGTTCACCACCGGCATTCCGCACTTGGCGCTGGGATTTTTCTCGGCCGCCTCCGCGCTGGTTGCGGTGCCGACCGCGTTGCAGATCTTCGCCTGGATCGGGACGTTGTGGAACGGCCGGCCGGAACTCAAGCTGCCGATGCTCTACCTCGTCGGCTTCTTCCTCGTGTTCGTGCTCGGTGGGCTGACCGGCGTGATGCTGGCGATGGTCCCCTTCGATGCGCAGGCCCATGACAGCCATTTCGTCGTCGCGCATCTGCATTATGTCCTGGTGGGCGGGTTCATTTTTCCGATGCTGGCGGGCGCCTATTACTGGCTGCCACATTTCACCGGCCGGTCGCGCGTCCCGCGCCTCGGCGAGGCCGCATTCTGGCTGATCCTGATCGGTTTCAATCTGACGTTCTTCATGATGCACCTGACCGGGCTGCTCGGCATGCCGCGCCGCATCTATACCTATCCGGCGGAGATGGGCTGGACCGCGCTCAACCTGCTGTCGTCGGTCGGCAGCTTCATCATGGCTTTCGGTTTCGCGCTGTTTGCGCTGGACGTCGGCTTGCAGATTTTCCTCTCCCGCCGCTCCCGGCGCAATCCATGGCGCGCCGGCACGCTGGAATGGGCAATGCCTATCCCGGCACCGACCTATAACATCGCCAGTCAACCGCACGTCACCGACCGCGAGCCGCTCGTCATCGATCCGGGGCTCGCGCTTCATCTGGCGCGCGGAGAGGGCTATCTGGCCGAGGCGCGGCACGGCTGGCGTGAGACCATGGCGGTCGACTCTGTTAGCGGGGCGATCGACCATGTCGTGATTCTGCCGGGCAACACCCGCCTTCCCATCGTTACCGCAGCCGTGACGGGCGGCTTTTTCCTGTCCGTGCTGTTTGGATATTACTGGCTCACGCTCGTACCTTTTGCCGGGGTCGTCGCTCTGGGCTGGTGCTGGGCATGGAAGCTGGGCGCGCGCGAGGATGTCGGCGTGGTCTCGATCGGATGCGGAAAGACCGCGCCGATCCACCGCGAGGCGGCCGGAGCGCCGGGCTGGTGGGGCAGTATCTTCCTTCTGGTCGCCGATGGGGTTCTGTTGGCATCACTGCTCTTTGGCTACGCTTTTCTCTGGGTCGTCGCCCCAGGCTGGCCGCCGCCGCAGATTATCAACGATGGGCACGCTATCGGGATCGTGACGGCACTCGCGGCCATGGCTGGCCTGCTGCTGGCACGCAGAGCAGAACGTAAGGCGAGTACGGATGAACTGTCTTCGGCTTCCGGGGCGGCTTTGCTTGCAGCGATTGCTCAGATACCCGCGCTCGTGGGAATGATCGCGATCGGGATCACGTCGCTGCCGACTCCTGCCAGCCATGCCTATGCGGCAATTACCTGGGTGTTGCTGGCCTATGGCGCGCTCCATGCCGCTCTCGCCGGTCTGTGCGCCGCGTTCGGCCGCGCGCGGATCGCCGCTCGATACGTCTCTCCCGCTCGGGTGCTGGAACTGTCGCTAGCGCGGCTGTTTGGCGATTTTGCCGGTATGGCGACGCTGGTCGTACTTGCCTGCCTCTTTGGCCCGGGAGTGGCGCAGTGA
- a CDS encoding CopD family protein has protein sequence MITAVKFLHLAALCIWSAGLVGLPLLLARHDASHDQEEYGRLRILTHHAYIGLVTPAAVFAIAAGTALLFMRGVFVPWMFAKLVGVGALVLLHAWIGHVTLLAGERQGSYDPPRGWPFTPLIAAALSAIVILLLVLGKPLIDEQLVPEWLLQPQDQPLPVDEVPN, from the coding sequence ATGATTACCGCGGTAAAATTCCTGCACCTTGCGGCCCTGTGCATCTGGTCCGCGGGGCTAGTGGGTCTACCGCTGCTGCTGGCACGCCATGATGCCAGTCACGATCAGGAGGAATATGGTCGGCTGCGGATACTGACGCACCATGCCTATATCGGACTTGTAACGCCGGCGGCCGTCTTCGCGATCGCGGCGGGCACTGCGCTTCTCTTCATGCGCGGCGTATTCGTGCCGTGGATGTTCGCGAAGCTGGTCGGCGTGGGAGCGCTCGTCCTGCTTCATGCGTGGATCGGGCACGTCACCCTGCTCGCCGGGGAACGCCAGGGCAGCTATGATCCGCCACGCGGTTGGCCGTTCACCCCCCTTATCGCAGCGGCGCTATCGGCGATCGTCATTCTGTTGCTGGTACTGGGCAAACCGCTGATTGACGAGCAGCTAGTTCCCGAATGGCTTCTCCAGCCGCAGGATCAGCCCTTGCCGGTGGACGAGGTGCCTAATTGA
- a CDS encoding cytochrome c oxidase subunit II: MSTLDAHGPGASGVATLWWVMLAGAAALTILVLALLALSFRRRGPGGKGGDAIWLGWLGVAMPGAVLAALLGYALVLGNRSLPRAAPDLVVVHATGQQWQWTFRQPGASTPILTRGTLHIPVGRPVDVHLVSADVIHSFWVPRLGGKMDAIPGQVNVLRIVADRPGLYEGQCAEFCGLDHASHRFRVIAHDAAGWAAFRQGAGQ; the protein is encoded by the coding sequence ATGTCCACGCTCGATGCGCACGGGCCGGGCGCATCCGGTGTCGCCACCTTGTGGTGGGTGATGCTGGCGGGTGCTGCCGCCCTCACGATCCTGGTGTTGGCGCTGTTGGCGCTGTCGTTCCGCCGGCGCGGGCCTGGCGGGAAGGGCGGTGACGCGATCTGGCTTGGCTGGCTGGGGGTGGCCATGCCCGGCGCCGTCCTTGCGGCGCTTCTCGGTTATGCGCTCGTGCTCGGCAACCGCTCTTTGCCCCGTGCCGCACCCGACCTCGTCGTCGTCCATGCGACGGGACAGCAATGGCAATGGACATTCCGCCAACCCGGCGCGAGCACGCCGATCCTCACACGCGGGACGCTCCACATTCCCGTCGGCCGGCCCGTAGATGTCCATCTGGTCTCTGCCGACGTGATCCACAGCTTCTGGGTGCCACGCCTCGGTGGCAAGATGGATGCCATCCCCGGCCAGGTGAACGTGCTGCGGATCGTGGCCGACAGGCCGGGACTGTATGAGGGACAATGCGCCGAGTTCTGCGGACTCGATCACGCGAGTCACCGCTTCCGCGTCATCGCGCATGACGCCGCAGGCTGGGCAGCTTTCCGGCAAGGCGCTGGCCAATGA
- a CDS encoding DUF3175 domain-containing protein translates to MPGEKWSQDVTEHSDALDLEDGVFKQDDAAKIAASLKRSAEHSKRRKGTPLQSAMGMLNFYINRAGDNLGEGQRQVLESAKDELRKAFGKAPKDAHKEKAHE, encoded by the coding sequence ATGCCCGGGGAAAAATGGTCGCAGGACGTGACCGAGCATTCGGACGCGCTCGATCTCGAGGATGGCGTGTTCAAACAGGACGACGCCGCGAAGATCGCGGCCTCGCTCAAGCGCTCGGCTGAGCACAGCAAGCGTCGCAAGGGTACGCCGCTCCAATCGGCAATGGGCATGCTCAACTTCTACATCAACCGCGCGGGTGACAATCTCGGCGAGGGCCAGCGACAGGTGCTGGAGAGCGCCAAGGATGAGCTGCGCAAGGCATTCGGCAAGGCACCGAAAGATGCACATAAGGAGAAGGCCCATGAATGA
- a CDS encoding formate/nitrite transporter family protein gives MAEQSFEDPVGKAIAQAASSTLATKAQQAVSRLMILAIFAGAFIAMGSIAALVSQAAMADTGLVNIASGAAFSVGLIMVMIVGAELFTGNTMQVLPAITGDLGFGRLAKAWAVVWTGNLIGSGMIALLFAAAGGLTDGVGDAAIALVQSKLAKPAASVFSSAILANILVCLAVWMAMGAQTIPAKILAIVGPVTVFVAAGLEHSVANMSILPLGWLAEAGSAVAIAGGVANLAISTAGNIVGGAILALGLAYGHDALSEAG, from the coding sequence TTGGCGGAGCAATCCTTCGAAGATCCTGTCGGCAAGGCGATCGCTCAGGCGGCGTCCTCCACCCTGGCGACCAAGGCTCAGCAGGCCGTTTCGCGCCTGATGATCCTCGCTATCTTCGCTGGTGCGTTCATCGCGATGGGTTCAATCGCCGCGCTCGTATCGCAAGCGGCCATGGCTGATACCGGTTTGGTGAACATTGCTTCAGGGGCGGCGTTTTCCGTTGGCCTGATCATGGTCATGATCGTTGGAGCAGAGCTGTTTACCGGCAACACCATGCAGGTGCTTCCGGCCATTACCGGTGATCTTGGATTCGGCCGGCTCGCCAAGGCGTGGGCAGTCGTCTGGACCGGTAATCTGATAGGCAGTGGTATGATCGCACTGCTATTTGCCGCTGCAGGAGGGCTGACAGATGGCGTGGGCGATGCTGCGATCGCACTTGTTCAATCCAAGCTAGCGAAGCCAGCGGCCAGCGTATTCTCGTCAGCCATCCTCGCCAACATCCTCGTTTGCCTGGCGGTATGGATGGCGATGGGCGCGCAGACGATTCCGGCCAAGATCCTCGCGATCGTCGGCCCGGTGACGGTCTTTGTCGCGGCCGGGCTTGAGCATTCGGTCGCCAATATGTCGATCCTCCCCCTCGGCTGGCTTGCCGAAGCAGGGTCCGCAGTCGCCATTGCGGGTGGTGTGGCCAATCTGGCCATCAGCACGGCGGGAAATATCGTGGGTGGCGCCATACTGGCTCTTGGGCTCGCCTATGGTCATGACGCTCTGAGCGAAGCCGGGTGA